One stretch of Gemmatimonadales bacterium DNA includes these proteins:
- a CDS encoding co-chaperone GroES translates to MKVHPLADRVAIRPLEETETMRGGLYIPDTAKEKPQQGEIVAAGPGRYEKGERIPLEVKVGDRVLYGKYSGTEVTIDDENILIIKESDVLAKMG, encoded by the coding sequence GTGAAGGTCCATCCGCTGGCAGACCGTGTAGCCATCCGGCCGCTCGAGGAGACGGAAACGATGCGCGGGGGGCTCTACATCCCCGACACCGCCAAAGAGAAGCCGCAGCAGGGCGAGATCGTCGCGGCAGGGCCCGGCAGGTACGAGAAGGGCGAGAGGATCCCGCTCGAGGTCAAGGTCGGCGACCGGGTGCTGTACGGGAAGTACAGCGGCACCGAAGTCACGATCGACGACGAGAACATTCTCATCATCAAGGAGTCGGACGTCCTCGCCAAGATGGGCTGA